GGAGGTGGGTGGGCAGCGCGCGTGGCAGGTGTGCAGAggagtcggcgtcggcggcggggaggagaagGAGTAGGAGTAGACCCGTCGGCGTGATCTGGAGCggagtcgacggcggcggcgttggcggcggttgcgggtgggcagcggcagcgtcgccGGCTGGGGCGATTGGGCGAGGTGAGGAGGCGACGTAGGGAGGAGGGCGAAGGACGCGGATCCGAGAGAGGAGCGAGCGTGGGGAGGAGATCGGTCGTTGGATACTTGGATATGCAAATTGGATGGTTGAGATTACGCGTGTCTGTCAGATGCGTCTGCTATGTCAGGAATCAAGACCACCACTAcggattttttaagtagtagagatatattAAACTCTATCACATATCGGGAGATACGACAAGTTATGGCAGATCATAGGTATAACAAGTTACTAGTCCATACATCAGGATTCCtaaaattatatgaatttatGAGAAATTACGTAATGCTATTCTCAACCATGCAACCTGGAAATTCTTGACCGAAGAATGAGACAGGTCGATGAAAGCTCAACGCCTGAAGGGACAACGGTGAGGTGGGGGCACAACCAAAGGGTTGGAAACGGGAGAACCAACCACCTCTCGCCCAGCCGCGACACCGCACCCCGCTCGCACTCGCACGTACGCGAAGGAAGGAAGAACCCACACTACCCACCCCCTATCCACCCACccatcctctccctctcctctactCCACACCCTCCGCTTCTCCACTCCTCCCTCGCGATGGCGGTCACGCgcctcgccgtggccgccgccctctcggccgcgccgccgtcctcccgccgccgcagggCCTTCTTCCATCACTCCTGCCGCCCGCTCccttcgtcggcggcggcggcggccaaggcgtTGCGCGCGTCGGCTGCCCccgccgtcgacgaggaggCCCCCGCATCCCCGCCTCCATCAGGTGCTCGCGCCCTCGCTCTCTATTgctccagatttttttttagattggaCTGTTCCGAGTGTTCAGTCCGCGCCGTGCGAGCTCGCTTGCATTTGATCTGATGCTGTCCATGGAGCTGAAGACGATGATTTGCTGTTCGTGCAGATCTTGGCAAGGGAGTGGAGAACTTGGTGATCATAGGCTCTGGCCCGGCGGGGTACACTGCCGCGATTTACGCCGCTCGGGCGAACCTCAAGCCCGTCGTGTTCGAAGGCTACCAGGTTGGTGGCGTTCCTGGTGGGCAGCTGATGACCACCACCGAGGTGGAGAATTTCCCTGGGTTTCCGGATGGCGTCACTGGGCCTGATCTCATGGACAAGTAAACATTGCTCATTTCTTCGCATGTTTTTGAGTTTATCTGTTGTTAATGTTGTGTTCACTTGCTCATATCGGGCCATGGATTAAATCAGAATGCGGAAGCAAGCGGAGCGGTGGGGTGCTGAGCTTCACCAGGAGGATGTTGAGTTTGTGAATGTGAAGAGCAGACCGTTTGTTATTCGTAGCAGTGATCGTGAGGTTAGCATCATTGTGCTCTTCCTCCTTTTCGAGTTATGAACTTTCCACTTTTCACAAGGTGtcattgttggtttatggtaaTACAATGTTCTTGACAATAGCGATTTTCACAATGTTCTTGACAAAAGTATTAGTATGATTTAAACAAAACTATCATCCATTTAATTAAGAATATAACAAAGGAGAGCTGGTCAAGTTGTGTCGGGAAAGCATATCAGTATACAATTTTTATATGGTTTACTTAATTAGCTCTTACAATATTTGCCTAGTCATGTGCTTTAGTTCTTTAGTTGTGCTGTAACTTCTCTTTCTATAAGTATAATGACCAGTTTGATATAGCATATAGCAGTCGTCTGTTATAATTAATAGTGCACAGAACTACTTTGGACAAATGTTTTTGCTGCGCTCATCCCAGTGAGTGTCCTATACAGGTGAAATGCCATAGTGTAATCATTGCTACTGGTGCTGCTGCTAAGCGCCTTCGATTACCTCGTGAAGATGAATTTTGGAGTAGAGGTATCAGTGCATGTGCAATATGTGATGGAGCATCCCCACTATTTAAGGGTCAAGTTCTTGCAGTTGTTGGAGGTGGTGATACAGCTACAGAGGAAGCTATATATTTGACCAAATATGCACGTCACGTTCATTTACTTGTTCGAAAGGATCAGCTACGAGCATCCAAAGCTATGCAGGACCGGTAAGGAACTTTCAAGTCCTATCCCTAGTAAATGTATATATTTACCTTCAAGTGACTACTCTGTTCATGTAAATATCTTGCCCATGAATTGTTAGGATCTCACTTGTTTTGTGCATTCACATTGTTAATAGCTTAAATGACTCATAACACAGGAGGATTGCTTTTCTCTTTTCAGCTGtagtgtttttttatttatttttataacaCATTTACCTTTTGGATCTGGCTTACAAGGGCATAGTTATATGCTGGGCTACAGCTTTCAAATGGTGTTTACAATTAGCTCCTGACATGGATTAAGCAACCTTGCAGCTTGACTCACTTTTAGCATCTCACCAAGTTAGACAGTGGAAATTGTAAAATTGGTTTATATTTAGGAGAAACCTGAGGACAAACACTTTGGGCCTGTTTGGCTGCACTTAACTTTCCTGTTGTGCAGCCAACACAAACAGTAAGTTGAGTCTGTAGCTGCAGCAGCAACGGCTGCGCACAGTGGCTGTACCAGCCAGCCGAACAGGGCCTTTGGAACTTATCtgtatattaatttgttatgTTCTTTGAAGGATGTAGCTTGTCTTCAgttgcataaaatattaatgagGTAAAATTTTCAATTCCCTGGATGTTTGGTTAACAGGTTGATTATGGCGAATGTTTCAGAGTACTCAACAATCCCAACATAACAGTACATTTCAATACAGAAGCTGTGGATGTTGTCAGCAATCCCAAAGGCCAGATGTCTGGTATTCAACTGAAGAGAACCGACACGGGAGAGGAATCAGTTCTTGAGGTGAAAGGTCTATTCTATGGCATAGGACACACTCCAAACAGTCAGTTGTTACAAGGTCAAATTGATCTTGACGATGCTGGTTATATTTTGGTTGAAGAAGGCACAGCAAAAACATCAGTTGATGGTGTATTTGCTGCTGGTGATGTGCAGGTAACTCCATCCTTCACTTCATGTATATAACTTCTACATGGCTGTAATGTGTTTCATTCTTGAAATTTGAATATAACCCTGCCACAGTTCATATGTGCCATAATCATTAGCATGTCATGTCTTGGTGGTCTTGTAGCACACCAGCACATCACGTCTTCTTTTATTGAACACTAGCTGGATTGGAATACAAATATGAGTATTCTAGTT
The window above is part of the Oryza sativa Japonica Group chromosome 7, ASM3414082v1 genome. Proteins encoded here:
- the LOC4344159 gene encoding thioredoxin reductase NTRC, giving the protein MAVTRLAVAAALSAAPPSSRRRRAFFHHSCRPLPSSAAAAAKALRASAAPAVDEEAPASPPPSDLGKGVENLVIIGSGPAGYTAAIYAARANLKPVVFEGYQVGGVPGGQLMTTTEVENFPGFPDGVTGPDLMDKMRKQAERWGAELHQEDVEFVNVKSRPFVIRSSDREVKCHSVIIATGAAAKRLRLPREDEFWSRGISACAICDGASPLFKGQVLAVVGGGDTATEEAIYLTKYARHVHLLVRKDQLRASKAMQDRVLNNPNITVHFNTEAVDVVSNPKGQMSGIQLKRTDTGEESVLEVKGLFYGIGHTPNSQLLQGQIDLDDAGYILVEEGTAKTSVDGVFAAGDVQDHEWRQAVTAAGSGCVAALSVERYLVANDLLVEFHQPVREEKEKEITDRDVEMGFDISHTKHRGQYALRKVYHESPRLVCVLYTSPTCGPCRTLKPILSKVIDEYNEHVHFVEIDIEEDPEIAEAAGIMGTPCVQFFKNKEMLRTVSGVKMKKEYREFIESNK